In the genome of Sciurus carolinensis chromosome 3, mSciCar1.2, whole genome shotgun sequence, one region contains:
- the Fn3k gene encoding fructosamine-3-kinase, producing MEQLLRTELRTATLRAFGSPGAGCISEGRAYETDAGPVFVKVNRRTQARQMFEGEMASLEALRSTGLVRAPRPLKVLDLPAGGAVFVMEYLKMKSLSSQASKLGDQMADLHLYNQRLREKSKAMESTVGRRAEGAEPLYVTKFGFHTVTCCGFIPQVNEWQDDWATFFTRHRLQAQLDLIEKDYADREARELWSRLQVKIPDLFCGVEIVPALLHGDLWSGNVAEDDEGPIIYDPASFYGHSEFELAIALMFGGFPRSFFTAYHRKIPKSPGFDRRLLLYQLFNYLNHWNHFGPEYRSPSLGTMRKLLK from the exons ATGGAGCAGCTGCTGCGCACTGAGCTGCGCACCGCGACCCTGCGGGCCTTCGGGAGCCCGGGGGCCGGCTGCATCAGCGAGGGCCGCGCCTATGAAACGGACGCTGGTCCGGTGTTTGTCAAGGTCAACCGCAGGACGCAG GCCCGGCAAATGTTTGAGGGGGAGATGGCAAGCCTGGAGGCCCTCCGGAGCACCGGCCTGGTGCGGGCACCTCGGCCCTTGAAGGTGTTGGACCTGCCTGCAGGCGGGGCTGTCTTTGTGATGGAGTACTTGAAGATGAAGAGCTTGAGCAG TCAGGCATCAAAGCTTGGAGACCAGATGGCAGATTTGCACCTTTACAACCAGAGACTCAGGGAGAAATCGAAGGCCATGGAGAGCACAGTGG GCCGGAGGGCCGAGGGTGCCGAGCCTCTGTATGTGACCAAGTTTGGCTTCCACACGGTGACATGCTGTGGCTTCATTCCACAG GTGAACGAGTGGCAGGATGACTGGGCGACCTTTTTCACCCGGCACCGGCTCCAAGCACAGCTGGACCTCATTGAGAAGGACTATGCTGACCGGGAGGCACGAGAACTCTGGTCAAGACTGCAG GTGAAGATCCCGGATCTGTTTTGTGGCGTAGAGATTGTCCCCGCCCTGCTGCATGGGGATCTCTGGTCGGGAAATGTGGCTGAGGATGATGAAGGGCCCATTATTTATGACCCAGCTTCCTTCTACGGCCATTCTGAGTTTGAACTGGCAATTGCCTTGATGTTTGGGGGGTTCCCCAGATCCTTCTTCACTGCCTATCACCGGAAGATCCCCAAGTCTCCAGGCTTCGACAGGCGGCTGCTGCTGTACCAGCTCTTTAACTACCTAAACCACTGGAACCACTTTGGGCCGGAGTACAGAAGCCCGTCCTTGGGTACCATGAGGAAGCTGCTCAAGTAG